In Nocardia asteroides, the following proteins share a genomic window:
- a CDS encoding sensor histidine kinase, with protein MASKEPAVAVLRPADASEMRPPMPLTRSVSLRWRVTLLAASVVLIAVAVTSIAAYAMVARALYADVDAQLEARAATMINNNFETLGFQSIVLAGLFSNDVGVALIYADHKPYMPPQQTIPPVGAQELAVADGKLSSSLRTVGDQRVLAARTHSGATLIISQKLYRTREVLDRLAWLLFVVGACGVVLAAAAGTAVGRTGLRPIARLTAATERVARTDDLTPIPVTGDDELARLTESFNTMLRALAESRDRQRRLVADAGHELRTPLTSLRTNMELLIASGRPGAPRLPDEDMAELRADVVAQIEELSTLVGDLVDLAREDAPETVYERVDLGEVAERALERARRRRTNVTFTAELSPWFVYGHEAGLERAVLNVLDNAAKWSPGDAEVRMTMRPAGPGLLELAVADAGPGIPSGERELVFERFYRTTVSRSMPGSGLGLAIVKQVVTKHGGTIAIDTSDRGGALVRIVLPGEAPAIPDESEPGSR; from the coding sequence ATGGCCTCCAAGGAACCCGCGGTCGCGGTGCTGCGCCCGGCGGACGCAAGCGAGATGCGTCCGCCGATGCCGCTGACCCGCTCGGTGTCGCTGCGCTGGCGGGTCACCCTGCTGGCGGCCTCGGTGGTGCTCATCGCCGTCGCGGTCACCTCCATCGCGGCCTACGCGATGGTGGCGCGCGCCCTCTACGCCGACGTCGACGCCCAGCTCGAGGCGCGCGCGGCGACGATGATCAACAACAACTTCGAGACGCTGGGCTTCCAGTCGATCGTGCTGGCCGGGCTGTTCTCCAACGATGTCGGTGTCGCGCTGATCTACGCCGACCACAAGCCGTACATGCCACCGCAGCAGACCATCCCGCCGGTGGGCGCCCAGGAGCTCGCGGTGGCCGACGGCAAGCTGAGTTCGTCCCTGCGCACCGTCGGTGACCAGCGGGTTCTCGCCGCGCGCACGCATTCCGGCGCCACCCTGATCATCTCGCAGAAGCTGTATCGCACCCGCGAGGTGCTCGACCGGCTGGCGTGGCTGCTGTTCGTCGTCGGCGCCTGTGGTGTGGTGCTGGCCGCCGCGGCGGGCACCGCGGTGGGCCGCACCGGCCTGCGCCCGATCGCCCGGCTCACCGCCGCCACCGAGCGCGTCGCCCGCACCGACGATCTGACCCCGATCCCGGTCACCGGCGACGACGAGCTGGCCCGGCTCACGGAAAGCTTCAACACGATGCTGCGGGCCCTGGCCGAATCCAGGGATCGCCAGCGCAGGCTCGTCGCCGACGCGGGCCACGAGCTGCGCACCCCGCTGACCTCGCTGCGCACCAATATGGAACTGCTCATCGCCTCGGGCAGGCCGGGCGCCCCGCGGCTGCCCGACGAGGACATGGCCGAGCTGCGCGCCGATGTCGTTGCCCAGATCGAGGAGCTGTCCACCCTGGTCGGCGACCTGGTCGACCTGGCCCGCGAGGACGCGCCCGAAACCGTCTACGAGCGGGTGGATCTCGGCGAGGTGGCCGAGCGGGCGCTGGAGCGGGCGCGGCGCAGGCGCACCAACGTCACCTTCACCGCCGAGCTGAGCCCGTGGTTCGTCTACGGGCACGAGGCGGGCCTGGAACGCGCGGTGCTCAACGTGCTCGACAACGCGGCCAAGTGGAGCCCCGGCGACGCCGAGGTGCGCATGACCATGCGCCCGGCCGGACCGGGCCTGCTCGAACTGGCCGTGGCCGACGCGGGCCCCGGCATTCCCAGCGGCGAGCGGGAGCTGGTGTTCGAGCGGTTCTACCGCACCACGGTCTCGCGGTCCATGCCCGGTTCCGGGCTCGGGCTGGCCATTGTCAAACAGGTGGTCACCAAGCATGGTGGCACCATCGCGATCGATACCTCCGATCGCGGCGGCGCCCTGGTCCGGATCGTGCTGCCGGGCGAAGCGCCCGCGATTCCGGACGAATCCGAACCTGGCTCGAGATGA
- a CDS encoding response regulator transcription factor — translation MRILVVDDDRAVRESLRRSLSFNGYTVDLAVDGMDALEKVAAARPDALVLDVMMPRLDGLEVCRRLRSTGDDLPILVLTARDSVSERVAGLDAGADDYLPKPFALEELLARLRALLRRRAPDPGEASEAMVFADLSLDPVTREVARGERAISLTRTEFSLLEMLMANPRRVLTRGRILEEVWGYDFPTSGNALEVYIGYLRRKTEADGEERLIHTVRGVGYVLRETPP, via the coding sequence ATGCGCATTCTGGTAGTCGACGACGATCGCGCCGTGCGGGAATCACTGCGCCGGTCGCTGAGCTTCAACGGCTACACCGTCGACCTGGCGGTGGACGGCATGGACGCCCTCGAAAAAGTGGCCGCGGCCAGGCCCGATGCCCTCGTGCTCGATGTGATGATGCCCCGGCTGGACGGGTTGGAAGTGTGCCGCCGCCTGCGCAGCACCGGCGACGATCTGCCGATTCTGGTATTGACCGCCCGCGATTCGGTCTCCGAACGCGTCGCGGGGCTCGACGCGGGCGCCGACGATTATTTGCCGAAGCCATTCGCGTTGGAGGAATTGCTGGCGCGTTTACGCGCGTTGCTGCGCCGACGTGCGCCCGACCCGGGCGAAGCCTCCGAAGCGATGGTGTTCGCTGATCTGTCGCTGGATCCGGTGACCAGGGAGGTGGCCCGTGGCGAGCGCGCCATCAGCCTCACCCGCACCGAGTTCTCGCTGCTGGAGATGTTGATGGCCAATCCGCGCCGGGTACTCACCCGCGGCCGGATCCTGGAAGAGGTCTGGGGCTACGACTTTCCCACCTCGGGAAATGCGCTGGAGGTCTACATCGGCTATTTGCGCCGCAAGACCGAGGCCGACGGGGAGGAACGACTGATCCACACCGTGCGCGGCGTCGGCTACGTGCTGCGCGAGACCCCTCCGTAG
- a CDS encoding sensor histidine kinase, translating to MEPASRSWQFSLSNWSVTRKVGVVLVLPVMLATTFAVLRINNELQMMTQLGAATEQATVIRPVVKFATATEQLAVAATANWGAIADPQTDAALTNYDQALAEVQSALRSAKVEPDIAAEITAATTLGATLRNTVRGGSPAMVGEQTDEIGERIGNALTKTPKVDDFVVQRYFLQLSALHQARRVLTHQRMLIATPDAGRSMAVRGRMLVELGSEATTIMTYAMIMPENAGSTAALLDAVQTRIGVLSQNNGDPTTNPALLNTLQVSSDTYASSIASLLDNIDHTLDTNTSDAQTNALRETTLVLGMLLAGLALALAVARTLVVPVRRLRRDALEVAHVKLPDELAVVRSGGATPEITPVGVHSTDEVGQLARAVDEMHEQALNLAADQARLRLQIGNMFETLSRRSQSLVEQQLALIEELEHDEDNPSRLQTLFRLDHLATRMRRNGDNLLVLAGTVLRRGHLPPVPLSDMLWSAVSQVEDYQRVEIGNVPDGIVAGESAVDIEHLLAELIDNALRYSPPSTSVAVIVGRAVDGGYLIEITDRGLGMSADDLQTTNDRLASGGEVTIETARRMGLFVVGRLAKRHTITVSLRRTTTQAPQPGITASVHLPSALVAPPPPSLSGPATGPNPIVSTGSHALATAAMGPHALTPADITGPNPVTAPNGAAPYGATPTGPNPLVPNHDTEQTDIARPPFTPSGLPQRRPANGLPPEPARVAAPEPEPEPDEPTGLWAEHEHDTDDLPVPAAPVPPRAEPAPRPVGLPQRVPASALTELTEANQVPRRQAPEPRPEPTPVPPSAPVQSPAPVQQPVQSPAPTQQPVQSPAPVQQPAPVAAADPMPTSSTRLQPVPGEAPTPIYQRMVSEWLVEPASATVESGGNGASWSSPGDAGWSAAASAGNPQTSSRTVGGLPIRKPGAQLVPGGLAPAEEAGARDPEEIRSNLTRHLSGVRSGRAEIQYNDGGLE from the coding sequence ATGGAACCTGCATCGCGCTCCTGGCAATTCAGCCTGTCGAACTGGTCGGTTACGCGCAAGGTCGGTGTGGTGCTGGTGCTGCCGGTGATGCTGGCGACCACGTTCGCCGTGCTGCGCATCAACAACGAACTGCAAATGATGACCCAGCTCGGCGCGGCGACCGAACAGGCCACCGTCATCCGGCCGGTCGTCAAATTCGCCACCGCGACCGAGCAACTCGCCGTCGCGGCGACCGCCAACTGGGGAGCCATCGCCGACCCGCAGACCGACGCGGCGCTCACCAACTACGACCAGGCGCTCGCCGAGGTGCAGAGCGCGCTGCGCTCGGCCAAGGTCGAGCCCGACATCGCGGCCGAGATCACCGCGGCCACCACGCTGGGCGCCACCCTGCGCAACACCGTGCGCGGCGGCTCCCCGGCGATGGTCGGCGAGCAGACCGACGAGATCGGTGAGCGGATCGGCAACGCCCTCACCAAGACCCCGAAGGTCGACGACTTCGTGGTCCAGCGCTACTTCCTGCAGCTCAGCGCGCTGCACCAGGCGCGAAGGGTGCTCACCCACCAGCGCATGCTGATCGCCACCCCCGACGCGGGCCGCAGCATGGCCGTGCGCGGGCGGATGCTGGTGGAGCTCGGCTCCGAGGCCACCACGATCATGACCTACGCCATGATCATGCCGGAGAACGCGGGCAGCACCGCCGCGCTGCTCGACGCCGTGCAGACCCGCATCGGTGTGCTGAGCCAGAACAACGGCGACCCCACCACCAATCCGGCGCTGCTCAACACCCTGCAGGTCAGCTCCGACACCTACGCCTCGAGCATCGCGTCCCTGCTCGACAACATCGACCACACCCTCGACACCAACACCTCCGACGCGCAGACCAACGCGCTGCGCGAGACCACGCTGGTGCTCGGGATGCTGCTGGCCGGTCTGGCGCTGGCGCTGGCGGTGGCCCGCACCCTGGTCGTCCCGGTGCGCAGGCTGCGCCGCGACGCGCTCGAGGTGGCCCATGTGAAGCTGCCCGACGAGCTGGCCGTGGTGCGCAGCGGCGGCGCGACGCCCGAGATCACCCCGGTGGGCGTGCATTCCACCGACGAGGTCGGTCAGCTGGCCCGCGCCGTCGACGAGATGCACGAGCAGGCGCTGAACCTGGCCGCCGACCAGGCGCGGCTGCGCCTGCAGATCGGCAACATGTTCGAGACGCTCTCGCGCCGCAGCCAGTCGCTGGTGGAACAGCAGCTGGCCCTGATCGAGGAGCTCGAGCACGACGAGGACAACCCGTCGCGGCTGCAGACACTGTTCCGGCTCGACCACCTGGCCACCCGCATGCGCCGCAACGGCGACAACCTGCTGGTGCTCGCCGGTACCGTGCTGCGCCGCGGCCATCTGCCGCCGGTGCCGCTGTCGGACATGCTGTGGAGCGCGGTCTCCCAGGTGGAGGACTACCAGCGCGTCGAGATCGGCAACGTGCCCGACGGCATCGTCGCCGGTGAGTCCGCGGTCGATATCGAGCACCTGCTCGCCGAACTCATCGACAACGCGCTGCGCTACTCGCCGCCGAGCACGTCGGTGGCGGTCATCGTCGGCCGCGCGGTCGACGGCGGCTACCTGATCGAGATCACCGACCGCGGCCTCGGCATGTCGGCCGACGATCTGCAGACCACCAACGACCGGCTCGCCTCCGGTGGTGAGGTCACCATCGAGACCGCCCGCCGGATGGGTCTTTTCGTGGTCGGCAGGCTCGCCAAGCGGCACACGATCACCGTCAGCCTGCGCCGGACCACCACCCAGGCGCCGCAGCCCGGCATCACCGCGAGCGTGCACCTGCCCAGCGCGCTGGTCGCCCCGCCGCCGCCCTCGCTGTCGGGTCCGGCGACGGGTCCCAACCCGATCGTGTCGACCGGCTCGCACGCGCTGGCCACGGCCGCCATGGGTCCGCACGCGCTGACCCCGGCCGACATCACCGGCCCGAACCCGGTCACCGCGCCGAACGGCGCCGCGCCCTACGGTGCGACGCCGACCGGCCCGAATCCGCTGGTGCCGAACCACGACACCGAGCAGACCGACATCGCCAGGCCGCCGTTCACCCCGTCGGGGCTGCCGCAGCGCAGGCCAGCCAACGGCCTGCCGCCGGAGCCCGCCCGCGTCGCGGCGCCGGAGCCGGAACCGGAACCCGACGAGCCCACCGGGCTGTGGGCCGAGCACGAGCACGACACCGACGACCTGCCGGTCCCCGCCGCGCCGGTCCCGCCGCGGGCCGAGCCCGCGCCGCGCCCCGTCGGTCTGCCGCAGCGTGTTCCGGCTTCCGCGCTCACCGAGCTCACCGAGGCGAACCAGGTGCCGCGCAGGCAGGCGCCGGAACCGCGACCCGAGCCGACGCCCGTGCCGCCGTCGGCGCCGGTCCAGTCGCCCGCCCCGGTGCAACAGCCCGTCCAATCGCCGGCGCCGACGCAGCAGCCTGTCCAGTCGCCCGCCCCGGTGCAGCAGCCGGCTCCGGTCGCCGCGGCCGACCCGATGCCGACCTCGAGCACCCGGCTGCAGCCGGTGCCCGGTGAGGCCCCGACCCCGATCTATCAGCGGATGGTCTCGGAATGGCTCGTCGAACCCGCCTCGGCCACTGTCGAATCCGGCGGCAACGGCGCATCATGGAGTTCCCCCGGCGACGCGGGCTGGTCGGCCGCGGCCAGCGCGGGCAATCCGCAGACTTCCTCGCGCACCGTCGGCGGCCTGCCGATCCGTAAACCGGGCGCCCAGCTCGTCCCCGGCGGCTTAGCGCCCGCCGAGGAAGCGGGCGCGCGCGATCCCGAGGAGATCCGCAGCAACTTGACCAGACATCTCAGCGGCGTTCGCAGTGGCCGTGCCGAGATCCAGTACAACGACGGAGGCCTCGAATGA
- a CDS encoding roadblock/LC7 domain-containing protein, translating into MSNAHPTDENLNWLVARFTRDVPGVSHAVLVSADGLLQATSPHLPSDRAEQLAAVTAGLASLSMGAAHLFDGGKVMQSIVEMQRGYLLVMSVGNGSHLAVLANKSHDIGRIGYEMALLVDRVGSAVTATARSAG; encoded by the coding sequence ATGAGCAACGCGCATCCCACAGACGAGAATCTGAACTGGTTGGTCGCCCGCTTCACCAGGGACGTGCCCGGCGTTTCGCACGCGGTGCTGGTCTCGGCCGACGGTCTGCTGCAGGCGACCAGCCCGCACCTGCCGTCCGACCGGGCCGAGCAGCTGGCCGCGGTGACCGCGGGCCTGGCGAGCCTGTCGATGGGTGCGGCGCACCTGTTCGACGGTGGCAAGGTGATGCAGTCGATCGTGGAGATGCAGCGCGGATACCTGCTGGTGATGAGCGTCGGAAACGGCTCGCACCTGGCGGTTCTGGCCAACAAGAGCCACGACATCGGCCGCATCGGCTACGAGATGGCGTTGCTCGTCGATCGGGTGGGCTCGGCGGTCACCGCCACCGCCCGCTCCGCCGGCTGA
- a CDS encoding DUF742 domain-containing protein: MSSPYGAENRPTTRVRPYALTSGRTEPAVTLPLEAVVETVAYNMEWPAGDLRTEIVRLGTHRLSVAEIAAYLGRPLGMVRVMIGDLVVGGILRVHSTLTEQASYDERRSLMERTLRGLRGL; encoded by the coding sequence ATGTCGAGCCCGTACGGAGCAGAAAACCGGCCGACGACCAGGGTCAGGCCCTACGCGCTGACCTCGGGCCGGACCGAACCCGCCGTCACGCTGCCGCTGGAGGCGGTCGTGGAGACGGTCGCGTACAACATGGAATGGCCCGCAGGAGATCTGCGTACCGAAATCGTGCGACTAGGGACTCATCGGCTCTCGGTCGCGGAAATAGCTGCATACCTCGGCCGCCCACTGGGTATGGTCCGGGTGATGATCGGCGATCTCGTTGTCGGCGGGATTCTTCGAGTGCATTCGACGCTGACCGAGCAGGCGAGCTACGACGAACGCCGATCACTGATGGAGAGGACTTTGCGTGGACTCCGTGGCCTCTGA
- a CDS encoding GTP-binding protein, translating to MRPPAPDQRVASTKIVVAGGFGAGKTTFVGSVSEIVPLRTEAMVTHFSDGIDDLAETPDKETTTVAMDFGRIVLPGNLVLYLFGTPGQKRFWFMWDDLIRGAIGAVVLIDTRRLEDSFAAVDFFEARGLPFLIAVNRFPNAPRFPIAELREALSVREGIPIVDIDARNAVEVRQALAAVTEYAIAQLEPQQFEEAGRRG from the coding sequence ATGCGCCCCCCGGCACCCGATCAACGGGTCGCGTCGACGAAAATCGTCGTGGCCGGTGGATTCGGCGCGGGCAAGACCACATTCGTGGGGTCGGTGTCGGAGATCGTGCCGCTGCGCACGGAGGCGATGGTGACCCATTTCTCCGACGGCATCGACGATCTCGCCGAGACGCCGGACAAGGAGACGACCACCGTCGCCATGGACTTCGGCCGCATCGTGCTGCCGGGCAACCTGGTGCTGTACCTGTTCGGCACCCCGGGCCAGAAGCGTTTCTGGTTCATGTGGGACGACCTGATCCGCGGCGCCATCGGCGCGGTGGTGCTGATCGATACCCGCAGGCTGGAGGACAGTTTCGCGGCCGTCGACTTCTTCGAGGCGCGCGGGCTGCCGTTCCTGATCGCGGTGAACCGCTTCCCCAACGCCCCGCGTTTCCCGATCGCCGAACTGCGCGAGGCGCTCTCGGTGCGCGAGGGCATCCCGATCGTCGACATCGACGCGCGCAACGCCGTCGAGGTGCGGCAGGCGCTGGCCGCGGTGACCGAGTACGCCATCGCTCAGCTGGAGCCGCAGCAGTTCGAGGAGGCTGGCCGGCGTGGTTGA
- a CDS encoding MHYT domain-containing protein — protein MVDVLAATDVETFGRGFGIAWLALALSVLGALVSFACVRHAKYSLRFRLVWLTMAAVSLGGVGIWLADAVALLAIRVPDSVIRLNAALGASALAVAVVGVLAGLLIAGREPQLPRLVVGGLTMGLSVGLSIYLTLDALEVQGGVDESLGLIGLAILLSIAVCTAMLWAFQVIRSIPLRIAGSLLFALGAAGVYFFAITALEFTIDPGSRTPSGLPLFDMVFPMFVIGALGLTVPITAVLVAPDRREAAQRTEAPRRPVAAR, from the coding sequence GTGGTTGACGTGCTCGCCGCGACCGACGTCGAGACGTTCGGTCGTGGCTTCGGCATCGCCTGGCTCGCGCTGGCCCTGTCGGTCCTCGGCGCGCTCGTGTCGTTCGCCTGTGTGCGGCACGCCAAGTACTCGCTGCGGTTCCGGCTGGTCTGGCTGACGATGGCCGCGGTCTCGCTCGGCGGGGTGGGCATCTGGCTGGCCGACGCGGTGGCCCTGCTCGCCATCCGGGTGCCCGACAGTGTCATCCGGCTCAATGCCGCGCTCGGCGCGTCGGCGCTGGCCGTCGCGGTCGTCGGCGTGCTGGCCGGCCTGTTGATCGCGGGCCGGGAGCCACAGCTGCCGCGCCTGGTCGTCGGTGGGCTGACGATGGGGCTCAGCGTCGGGCTGTCGATCTATCTGACCCTGGACGCGCTCGAGGTGCAGGGCGGTGTCGACGAGTCGCTCGGCCTGATCGGCCTGGCCATCCTGCTGTCCATCGCGGTGTGCACGGCGATGCTGTGGGCGTTCCAGGTGATCCGCTCGATCCCATTGCGGATCGCGGGGTCGCTGCTGTTCGCGCTCGGCGCCGCGGGCGTCTACTTCTTCGCGATCACCGCGCTGGAGTTCACGATCGATCCGGGCAGCCGGACCCCGTCCGGGTTGCCGCTGTTCGACATGGTGTTCCCGATGTTCGTGATCGGGGCGCTGGGGCTGACAGTGCCGATCACCGCGGTGCTGGTGGCGCCGGATCGGCGCGAAGCCGCGCAGCGGACCGAGGCGCCGCGGCGGCCGGTCGCCGCTCGCTGA
- the rpmF gene encoding 50S ribosomal protein L32 → MAVPKRRMSRANTHSRRSQWKATAPQLVPVTVGGVEYRVPRRIVAAVRRGLIDPSRI, encoded by the coding sequence GTGGCGGTTCCCAAGCGCAGGATGTCGCGCGCCAACACCCACAGCAGGCGTTCGCAGTGGAAGGCCACCGCGCCGCAGCTGGTCCCGGTCACCGTGGGCGGTGTCGAGTACCGGGTGCCACGCCGTATCGTGGCAGCCGTGCGGCGTGGTCTGATCGATCCCTCGCGGATCTGA
- a CDS encoding type B 50S ribosomal protein L31 has protein sequence MKAGIHPDYHPVVFEDSSTGKRFLTRSTATADRTVEWTDGNTYPLLMVDVTSDSHPFWTGASRVLDTQGRVEKFERKYGKRTRAGKEG, from the coding sequence ATGAAAGCGGGCATCCACCCCGACTATCACCCCGTGGTGTTCGAGGATTCGAGCACCGGCAAGCGGTTCCTGACCCGGTCGACCGCGACCGCCGACCGCACCGTCGAATGGACCGACGGCAACACCTATCCACTGCTGATGGTCGACGTCACTTCCGATTCGCACCCGTTCTGGACCGGGGCGAGCCGGGTGCTCGACACCCAGGGCCGGGTGGAGAAGTTCGAGCGCAAGTACGGAAAGCGCACGCGCGCAGGCAAGGAGGGCTGA
- the mrf gene encoding ribosome hibernation factor-recruiting GTPase MRF: protein MTGVEHIAATLSEDAGTVVVHHDLAELREGVVRRTVRTAGTVTTTVLELAHGCVSCTLRADLLPMLCTLAAREHVRRIVLALDPAIEAEALCHAIDTVEVTGVADRVDGPAGRNVRIEAVLTCLDGQQWLADATGDEALADRGLAAADDERTVAQVAVGQVDFADALVVLTTDVDALERERLDAVLARMAPAAPVAWLAELPAFDAVEIGALLTRIPADARRGRIFDAHAPLLRGQPPLTTDCGVTIIEFAARRPFHPVRLHEALDVLFDGVVTARGRIWLATQPDQVVWLESAGGGLRVGGAGRWLAAMSAEEQAGADPDRRAMAALRWDERFGDRDVSLVILAHDADPAEIRHALHWALVEDDELLLVDRAPERVAQWEDPFGDWHEDPCADPTEATATAGERTDPRGETS from the coding sequence ATGACCGGCGTGGAGCACATCGCGGCGACGCTGAGCGAGGACGCGGGCACCGTGGTGGTGCACCACGACCTGGCCGAACTGCGCGAAGGTGTGGTGCGGCGCACGGTGCGCACCGCGGGCACCGTCACCACCACGGTGCTGGAGCTCGCGCACGGCTGTGTCTCCTGCACGCTGCGCGCCGACCTGCTGCCGATGCTGTGCACGCTGGCCGCCCGTGAGCACGTGCGTCGCATCGTGCTGGCGCTGGACCCGGCCATCGAGGCCGAGGCGCTGTGCCACGCGATCGACACCGTCGAGGTTACCGGCGTGGCGGACCGGGTGGACGGGCCCGCGGGCCGCAACGTGCGCATCGAGGCCGTGCTGACCTGCCTGGACGGGCAGCAGTGGCTGGCCGACGCCACCGGCGACGAGGCGCTGGCCGATCGCGGCCTGGCCGCGGCCGACGACGAACGCACCGTCGCCCAGGTGGCCGTTGGCCAGGTCGACTTCGCCGACGCGCTGGTGGTGCTCACCACCGATGTCGACGCGCTCGAGCGCGAGCGGCTCGACGCCGTGCTGGCCCGGATGGCGCCCGCGGCGCCGGTGGCCTGGCTCGCCGAGCTGCCCGCCTTCGACGCCGTGGAGATCGGCGCGCTGCTGACCCGGATCCCCGCCGACGCGCGCCGCGGCCGGATCTTCGACGCGCACGCGCCGCTGCTGCGCGGGCAGCCGCCGCTGACGACCGACTGTGGCGTCACGATCATCGAGTTCGCCGCGCGCAGGCCGTTCCACCCGGTCCGGCTGCACGAGGCGCTGGATGTGCTGTTCGACGGTGTCGTCACCGCGCGCGGCCGGATCTGGTTGGCCACCCAGCCGGATCAGGTGGTGTGGCTGGAATCGGCGGGCGGTGGCCTGCGGGTCGGCGGCGCCGGTCGCTGGCTGGCGGCGATGAGCGCCGAGGAGCAGGCGGGCGCCGACCCGGACCGCAGGGCGATGGCCGCGCTGCGCTGGGACGAGCGTTTCGGTGACCGCGATGTGTCGCTGGTGATCCTGGCGCACGACGCCGACCCCGCCGAGATCCGGCACGCCCTGCACTGGGCGCTGGTCGAGGACGACGAGCTGCTGCTGGTCGACCGCGCGCCGGAGCGAGTCGCCCAGTGGGAGGACCCCTTCGGCGACTGGCACGAAGACCCCTGCGCCGATCCCACCGAGGCCACGGCCACGGCGGGGGAGCGCACCGATCCGAGAGGAGAAACGTCATGA
- the rpmB gene encoding 50S ribosomal protein L28: MSAHCQVTGRKPGFGKAVSHSHRRTNRRWNPNIQRKTYYLPSEGRRITLTVSAKGIKTIDRDGIEAVVARIRARGDKI; this comes from the coding sequence ATGTCGGCCCACTGCCAGGTCACCGGTCGCAAGCCCGGCTTCGGGAAAGCCGTCTCGCATTCGCACCGGCGCACCAACCGGCGCTGGAACCCCAACATCCAGCGCAAGACCTACTACCTGCCCAGCGAGGGCCGCCGCATCACGCTGACGGTCTCCGCCAAGGGCATCAAGACCATCGACCGGGACGGGATCGAGGCCGTGGTGGCCCGCATCCGCGCTCGCGGCGACAAGATCTAG
- the rpmG gene encoding 50S ribosomal protein L33, protein MASKSTDIRPIVKLKSTAGTGYTYVTRKNRRNDPDRLVLRKYDPVVRKHVDFREER, encoded by the coding sequence ATGGCCTCGAAATCGACCGACATCCGGCCGATCGTCAAGCTCAAGTCCACCGCGGGGACGGGCTACACCTACGTCACCCGCAAGAACCGTCGCAACGACCCCGACCGGCTGGTCCTGCGCAAGTACGACCCAGTCGTGCGCAAGCACGTCGACTTCCGCGAGGAGCGCTGA
- the rpsN gene encoding 30S ribosomal protein S14, with protein sequence MAKKSKIARNEQRRAIVERYAARRAELKELIRKPGTGDAERAAAQAELRSQPRDASPVRLRNRDAADGRPRGHLRKFGLSRVRVREMAHRGELPGVHKSSW encoded by the coding sequence ATGGCGAAGAAGTCCAAGATCGCCCGCAACGAACAGCGCCGCGCGATCGTCGAGCGCTATGCCGCCCGGCGCGCCGAGCTCAAGGAGCTCATCCGCAAGCCGGGAACCGGTGACGCCGAGCGCGCCGCCGCGCAGGCCGAACTGCGCAGCCAGCCCCGCGACGCCAGTCCGGTACGATTGCGCAATCGGGATGCAGCCGATGGCCGGCCACGCGGCCATCTCCGGAAGTTCGGCCTCTCCCGTGTTCGTGTGCGCGAGATGGCCCACCGGGGCGAGCTCCCTGGGGTCCACAAATCGAGCTGGTAG
- the rpsR gene encoding 30S ribosomal protein S18 produces MAVKRAPSKKARAEQGRKPKKNPLIAAGIEVVDYKDVNLLRTFISDRGKIRSRRVTGLTPQQQRQVAVAVKNAREMALLPFTSR; encoded by the coding sequence ATGGCAGTGAAGCGAGCACCGTCCAAGAAGGCACGCGCCGAGCAGGGCCGTAAGCCGAAGAAGAACCCGCTGATCGCCGCGGGCATCGAAGTCGTCGACTACAAAGACGTCAACCTGCTGCGCACCTTCATCTCCGACCGCGGCAAGATCCGCAGCCGTCGCGTCACCGGCCTGACCCCGCAGCAGCAGCGTCAGGTCGCCGTCGCGGTGAAGAACGCGCGTGAGATGGCGCTGCTGCCCTTCACCAGCCGGTAG
- a CDS encoding LysM peptidoglycan-binding domain-containing protein, with protein sequence MGDTLRVGEELGLGQSLTGGAYTLALQPDGNLVLTEPDGNVVWAAQTHGQDVQRAALQHDGDFVIYKGDGSRVWATDTAGKNVERLVVQPDRNVVLYGTDDSVAWATATNTDNPLPAPAAEPEPVAAAPVAEEVPPPPAAQTYTVEPGDTLWAISERFYGDGNRYHEIANASGIDNPDLINAGQVLTIP encoded by the coding sequence GTGGGCGACACGCTGCGCGTAGGCGAAGAACTGGGACTGGGACAGTCCCTGACCGGCGGTGCGTACACCCTGGCCCTGCAGCCGGACGGCAACCTTGTGCTGACCGAGCCCGACGGCAACGTCGTGTGGGCCGCACAGACTCATGGACAGGACGTGCAGCGCGCGGCCCTGCAGCACGATGGCGACTTCGTCATCTACAAGGGCGACGGCTCGCGCGTCTGGGCGACCGATACCGCCGGTAAGAACGTCGAGCGGCTGGTCGTGCAGCCCGACCGCAACGTCGTGCTCTACGGCACCGACGACTCGGTCGCGTGGGCCACCGCCACCAACACCGACAACCCGCTGCCCGCCCCGGCCGCCGAGCCGGAGCCGGTCGCCGCCGCCCCCGTCGCCGAGGAGGTCCCGCCGCCGCCGGCCGCGCAGACCTACACGGTCGAGCCGGGCGACACCCTGTGGGCCATCTCCGAGCGCTTCTACGGCGACGGCAACCGCTACCACGAGATCGCCAACGCCTCCGGGATCGACAACCCGGACCTGATCAACGCGGGCCAGGTCCTCACCATCCCGTGA